The following proteins come from a genomic window of Methanosarcina sp. MTP4:
- a CDS encoding 4Fe-4S binding protein gives MLKITPYLGILVLIVSIGGLWYPALGYFMLLVFAAIFLISPFRGRWFCGNLCPRGSLVDFWISKISRKEKIPAVFRSFWLRIPVFFLLMGFMGYRVMSVIGTLNMFEKIGMILVTMCIVTTVIAVIFGTFLSPRAWCTFCPMGTAQNLLGGKKYQLQVKQENCISCKKCEKVCPMQLDVCNSEAMSDCIKCGRCVEACPKDALCF, from the coding sequence TTGCTTAAAATAACACCTTACCTGGGGATTCTTGTCCTCATCGTGTCCATAGGAGGGCTCTGGTACCCTGCACTCGGATATTTCATGCTGTTAGTCTTTGCCGCCATATTCCTTATAAGCCCCTTCAGAGGCCGCTGGTTCTGCGGAAACCTCTGTCCCAGAGGCAGTCTTGTAGATTTCTGGATTTCAAAAATCTCTAGAAAAGAAAAGATTCCCGCCGTATTCAGAAGTTTCTGGCTGAGGATTCCGGTCTTTTTCCTGCTCATGGGCTTCATGGGCTACAGGGTCATGAGCGTCATCGGAACCCTGAATATGTTTGAAAAAATAGGCATGATCCTCGTGACCATGTGCATTGTAACCACAGTGATTGCAGTTATCTTTGGCACTTTCCTGAGCCCGCGGGCCTGGTGTACTTTCTGTCCGATGGGCACAGCCCAGAACCTGCTAGGAGGCAAAAAGTACCAATTGCAGGTCAAACAGGAAAACTGCATCAGCTGCAAAAAATGCGAAAAAGTCTGCCCAATGCAGCTCGACGTCTGCAACAGCGAAGCAATGTCCGACTGTATCAAGTGCGGACGCTGCGTGGAAGCCTGTCCTAAAGACGCCCTGTGTTTCTGA
- a CDS encoding TrmB family transcriptional regulator, which produces MIDFACKEFKVEDVIKCALSLTRADLKVLKHFLNDTEHWFDTDTLSKALKLDISTVQRSVKKLYEKEILQRSQQNLDGGGYVFIYKIHSRTKIKNIIMSVVQTWAERLGQELEQWENRG; this is translated from the coding sequence ATGATAGACTTTGCATGCAAGGAATTCAAAGTAGAAGACGTAATCAAATGCGCCCTGAGCCTTACCAGGGCTGACCTGAAGGTATTGAAGCATTTCTTAAACGATACCGAACACTGGTTTGACACTGACACTCTTTCAAAAGCCCTTAAACTTGACATCTCCACTGTCCAGCGTTCCGTGAAAAAGCTGTACGAAAAAGAGATTCTTCAGAGATCTCAGCAGAACCTGGACGGCGGAGGCTACGTATTCATCTACAAAATTCACTCCAGAACCAAAATAAAAAACATCATCATGAGCGTTGTCCAGACCTGGGCCGAAAGGCTCGGACAGGAACTGGAACAATGGGAAAACAGAGGTTGA
- a CDS encoding SufD family Fe-S cluster assembly protein — translation MQADEINLKKKAESAIGKKAAFGEDFELEKFEEASKISEPIENMKELDEESQRTLLKVGVLPSEEGRAGTLLMKDNAISHTSLKDKNIELMSTQAALQKHEWLKDYAWNLVAVDADKYTAKSYLEDADGYFIRAPAGKKTVFPIQTCLLLGSKKVSQTVHNIVVVEEEARLDIITGCTTQKGVEEGLHLGISEMYVKKGATLNFTMIHNWAENIGVRPRTVVHVEEGGTFVSNYICLKPVRSIQSFPTVRLEGKGAVTRLNTIAIAHPGSELDLGSRAVFNAPGTRAELISRTITTGGKVIARGEMIGNAVGAKGHLECRGLVLSSKGSQRAIPILEANVDDIELTHEAAVGKIAQDQVEYLMSRGLTEDEAVGMIVRGFLDVGIKGIPEELRGEIEDTITQTALGM, via the coding sequence ATGCAAGCTGATGAGATAAACCTGAAAAAGAAAGCCGAAAGTGCGATTGGGAAAAAAGCGGCTTTCGGGGAAGATTTCGAGCTTGAGAAATTCGAGGAGGCTTCAAAGATTTCCGAGCCCATCGAAAACATGAAGGAACTGGATGAGGAAAGCCAGAGGACCCTTCTTAAGGTAGGAGTGCTCCCAAGCGAGGAAGGCCGTGCAGGCACCCTGCTGATGAAGGACAATGCAATTTCCCATACCTCCCTGAAGGATAAGAACATAGAGCTCATGTCCACCCAGGCAGCTCTGCAGAAGCACGAATGGCTCAAGGACTACGCCTGGAACCTCGTGGCCGTGGACGCGGACAAATACACGGCAAAAAGCTACCTGGAAGATGCGGACGGGTACTTCATCAGGGCGCCTGCAGGCAAAAAAACCGTATTTCCGATCCAGACCTGTCTCCTGCTGGGGAGCAAAAAAGTCTCTCAGACCGTGCACAACATAGTGGTCGTGGAAGAAGAAGCCCGGCTCGACATTATCACCGGCTGCACAACGCAGAAAGGAGTTGAGGAAGGGCTGCACCTGGGAATTTCCGAAATGTACGTAAAAAAAGGTGCCACCCTGAACTTCACCATGATTCACAACTGGGCCGAGAACATAGGGGTCCGCCCCAGGACTGTTGTCCACGTGGAAGAAGGAGGCACCTTTGTCAGCAACTATATCTGCCTCAAACCTGTGCGTTCGATCCAGTCTTTCCCAACTGTCAGGCTTGAAGGGAAAGGAGCCGTAACGAGGCTTAACACCATCGCAATCGCCCACCCGGGCTCGGAACTTGACCTGGGGAGCAGGGCAGTCTTCAATGCCCCGGGCACAAGGGCCGAACTAATCTCGAGGACAATCACCACAGGCGGGAAAGTGATTGCAAGAGGGGAAATGATAGGCAACGCCGTCGGCGCAAAAGGGCACCTGGAATGCAGGGGGCTAGTCCTGAGCAGTAAAGGAAGCCAGAGGGCAATCCCCATCCTGGAAGCAAACGTGGATGATATAGAACTGACCCACGAAGCAGCTGTAGGAAAGATCGCCCAGGACCAGGTGGAATACCTTATGTCCCGGGGGCTTACCGAAGACGAGGCCGTGGGCATGATAGTTCGTGGTTTCCTGGACGTAGGTATAAAAGGCATCCCTGAGGAACTTAGAGGTGAAATAGAAGATACGATTACCCAGACGGCTCTCGGGATGTAA
- a CDS encoding ABC transporter ATP-binding protein, with product MLKIENLRVEVNGKTLLHDVNLEVGKGYTNVLFGPNGAGKSALMRAIMGFSEYKVVEGSILYKGEDITHLPVDERARKGLGIMTQRPPNMSGIKLRDLVYTVAKGEKDPEVLAENLDMQRFMDRDVNVGFSGGEIKRSELLQLAAQNPGLYLLDEPESGVDLVSIGHVGTKIRELLNQGIECPGERCKKGKSALIITHTGQILDYVQADRGYILCNGTIMCSGNPLEMLEEIKKKGYEECVKCKLMR from the coding sequence ATGCTTAAAATAGAAAACCTGAGAGTAGAGGTCAACGGAAAAACACTTCTCCATGACGTAAACCTTGAAGTGGGGAAGGGGTATACTAACGTGCTCTTCGGGCCGAACGGAGCAGGAAAATCCGCCCTGATGCGGGCTATAATGGGCTTTAGCGAATACAAAGTCGTGGAGGGCAGTATCCTGTATAAAGGGGAAGACATAACCCACCTTCCAGTAGACGAAAGGGCCCGGAAGGGACTCGGGATCATGACGCAGCGCCCGCCCAACATGTCGGGGATAAAGCTCCGGGATCTTGTGTATACGGTAGCGAAAGGAGAAAAGGACCCGGAAGTCCTTGCCGAAAACCTTGACATGCAGCGCTTCATGGACAGAGACGTGAACGTCGGCTTTTCGGGGGGAGAAATAAAACGTTCCGAGCTCCTGCAGCTTGCAGCCCAGAACCCGGGCCTCTACCTTCTGGACGAGCCCGAGTCCGGAGTTGACCTTGTGAGCATAGGACATGTAGGAACGAAGATCAGGGAACTGCTGAACCAGGGGATCGAATGTCCCGGAGAACGCTGCAAGAAAGGAAAATCCGCCCTGATTATCACCCACACCGGCCAGATCCTGGACTACGTGCAGGCGGACAGGGGCTACATCCTCTGCAACGGGACGATCATGTGTTCGGGCAACCCCCTGGAAATGCTAGAAGAAATCAAGAAAAAAGGGTATGAGGAGTGTGTCAAATGCAAGCTGATGAGATAA
- a CDS encoding MBL fold metallo-hydrolase: MLRLTIVYDNEAKTGFTGSWGFAALLETEEETLLFDTGWDGGLLLENLKKLEIDPTNIRKLVLSHQHWDHIGGVPEVLRASPGLTVYAPTSFSKNIKAEIAKRASLIEISESQEIIPGVRSTGELGDKIKEQSLILDSGKGLYVLTGCAHPGLSAIMDSALSFGKVKGIIGGLHDSKEFERLEGLELVAAGHCTTHKEEIKKLFQAEYVEIGAGLRLELE; encoded by the coding sequence ATGCTCAGGCTGACCATAGTATACGACAACGAGGCAAAAACCGGATTCACCGGAAGCTGGGGCTTTGCAGCCCTTCTTGAAACAGAAGAAGAAACGCTCCTTTTTGACACCGGATGGGACGGCGGGCTCCTTCTTGAAAACCTTAAAAAATTGGAAATCGACCCCACAAACATCCGTAAACTTGTCCTATCCCACCAGCACTGGGACCACATCGGCGGGGTGCCCGAAGTCCTCCGGGCAAGTCCCGGGCTTACGGTCTATGCCCCCACATCCTTTTCAAAAAACATCAAGGCTGAAATCGCAAAAAGGGCCAGCCTTATAGAAATTAGTGAAAGCCAGGAGATAATTCCCGGAGTCAGGAGTACCGGAGAACTGGGGGATAAAATCAAAGAACAGTCCCTTATCCTCGATTCCGGCAAGGGACTTTATGTGCTGACAGGTTGTGCCCACCCCGGCCTTTCAGCTATCATGGACTCCGCCCTTAGCTTCGGAAAGGTAAAAGGGATCATCGGAGGCCTGCACGACAGCAAGGAGTTCGAAAGGCTTGAAGGGCTGGAACTTGTTGCAGCCGGGCACTGCACAACCCATAAAGAAGAAATAAAAAAGCTGTTCCAGGCAGAATATGTGGAAATCGGAGCCGGACTGCGCCTTGAATTGGAGTGA
- a CDS encoding DUF128 domain-containing protein yields MMDPQIERKLIEIMRVIHESDKPIGARAIADELNNRGYDIGERAVRYHLRILDERGFTRKHGYAGRTLTELGESEMHDALIGDRFGFVISRIEEMAFRTTYNPETNKGDVVVNVSYFDKDDFETVIDVLSYTANSGYTISSRVKIFEEETDTEISLPPGKIGIATVCSVTFDGLMLKAGIPVEPAYGGVMQIENNAPDRFLDLISYSGTSIDPIKVFMTRKPTSVLEVLEHGNGKILANMRQVNSSAYDRVKEIIEKAEKAGLKGCLPPGDVDEFLYGAPVEIGKFGIAVVGGINGICALEETGIEIVTDPISTVLEYSSMSEL; encoded by the coding sequence ATGATGGATCCGCAAATAGAGCGAAAACTCATAGAGATAATGAGGGTAATTCACGAAAGTGACAAGCCCATAGGTGCCCGGGCCATAGCCGACGAACTGAACAACAGGGGCTATGACATAGGGGAGCGGGCAGTCCGCTACCACCTTAGGATCCTGGATGAGAGGGGTTTTACACGCAAGCACGGGTATGCCGGGCGCACACTTACTGAACTCGGGGAAAGCGAGATGCACGACGCCCTTATAGGGGACCGTTTCGGTTTTGTGATATCCCGAATTGAGGAGATGGCGTTCAGGACCACGTACAACCCCGAGACTAACAAAGGGGATGTGGTAGTAAACGTTTCGTATTTTGACAAGGACGATTTCGAAACCGTCATTGACGTGCTTTCTTACACGGCAAATTCCGGGTACACGATAAGCTCGAGGGTCAAGATCTTTGAAGAGGAGACAGATACGGAAATTTCCCTTCCCCCAGGGAAAATAGGGATTGCTACCGTCTGCAGTGTCACCTTCGACGGGCTCATGCTAAAAGCGGGAATACCTGTGGAACCTGCTTACGGAGGAGTCATGCAGATCGAAAACAACGCACCTGACCGCTTTCTGGACCTTATATCCTACAGTGGGACATCCATCGACCCGATAAAGGTCTTCATGACAAGGAAACCGACCTCGGTACTCGAAGTCCTTGAACACGGGAATGGGAAAATCCTTGCCAACATGCGCCAGGTAAATTCTTCGGCATATGACAGGGTAAAGGAAATCATTGAAAAGGCAGAAAAAGCCGGATTAAAAGGCTGCCTTCCTCCGGGAGACGTCGACGAGTTTCTATACGGGGCTCCCGTCGAGATAGGAAAGTTTGGAATTGCGGTGGTAGGCGGGATCAACGGGATCTGCGCCCTGGAAGAAACCGGGATAGAAATCGTCACCGACCCCATCTCAACAGTGCTGGAATACAGCAGCATGTCCGAACTCTGA
- a CDS encoding undecaprenyl diphosphate synthase family protein — protein sequence MNLLSFGYPIYESYLTWQISKYPSKAPKHVAVILKETDLLDLKSMEKLQLALLEFRKFKVDLVSIYVDILKDDLALKTELISGIASRLEESFSMLPQGTGYEIYGHEGEVTTRREGKNFFVYVSLGLGGREEITRAVLEVLKDVKQGSVRPEEIDEKHLESRLLVKQEPDIMIRSGGQKLSDFLVWQSVYSELYFTDVNWKEVRKIDLQRVIRDYQKRQRRYGR from the coding sequence ATGAACCTGCTTTCATTCGGCTATCCTATCTACGAGAGCTACCTGACCTGGCAGATATCCAAATACCCCTCAAAGGCCCCGAAACATGTAGCAGTAATTCTTAAGGAAACCGACCTTCTGGACTTGAAAAGTATGGAGAAACTCCAGTTAGCCCTCCTCGAATTCAGGAAATTCAAGGTAGACCTTGTGAGCATCTACGTGGACATCCTCAAGGATGACCTGGCATTAAAAACGGAGTTAATATCCGGAATCGCGTCCAGGCTGGAAGAAAGCTTTTCGATGCTCCCACAGGGAACAGGATATGAAATATACGGACATGAAGGAGAAGTCACAACCCGGCGTGAAGGAAAAAACTTCTTTGTATACGTCTCTCTCGGCTTAGGAGGGAGAGAAGAAATAACCAGAGCAGTACTGGAAGTCCTGAAGGACGTGAAACAGGGCAGCGTCAGGCCCGAAGAAATTGATGAAAAACACCTGGAATCCCGCCTGCTTGTCAAACAAGAACCTGACATAATGATCCGTTCGGGAGGCCAGAAACTCTCGGATTTCCTGGTCTGGCAGTCCGTGTACTCGGAACTCTATTTCACGGACGTCAACTGGAAGGAGGTCCGAAAAATAGACCTTCAGAGGGTTATAAGGGATTACCAGAAGCGGCAGAGAAGGTATGGGAGGTGA
- a CDS encoding redox-regulated ATPase YchF: protein MSMTIGLAGKPNAGKSTFFKAATLADVEIANYPFTTINANHGITYVRAECPCGEKEKPCGKCVDGVRLVPIDIIDVAGLVPDACKGRGLGNTFLDELRQAQAIIHVVDASGGTDSEGNPVEIGEHDPLEDVTFLNREITMWLYGILERSWFKLSRKIQAEGLKIELVIAEQLAGAGINESHVNAALIETGLARVDHVKWSEEDMVRLCDTMREISKPLLIAANKADVAPRDNLDKLEELDRIVVPTSAAAELALKSAAKSGAIKYTPGNGSFEIVAQELTTAQKKGLEAIKKVLEHLGGSGVQECINRAVFELLDLIVVYPVEDEGKWTDKNDNMLPDAYLMKKGSTCHDLAYQIHTDIGDRFLYAVDARTRLRLGEKHELKNGDVIKIVSTAK, encoded by the coding sequence ATGTCGATGACTATAGGACTTGCAGGAAAACCCAATGCCGGGAAATCCACTTTTTTCAAAGCGGCTACCCTTGCAGATGTTGAAATTGCAAATTATCCATTCACAACCATCAATGCAAACCACGGCATCACCTATGTCCGGGCAGAATGCCCCTGCGGGGAGAAGGAAAAACCCTGCGGGAAATGCGTGGATGGGGTCAGGCTCGTCCCGATTGACATTATTGACGTGGCAGGGCTTGTGCCTGACGCCTGCAAAGGGAGAGGGCTTGGAAATACCTTCCTGGACGAACTCAGGCAAGCCCAGGCAATCATCCACGTTGTTGATGCCTCGGGAGGAACGGACTCCGAAGGCAACCCCGTGGAAATCGGAGAGCACGACCCCCTCGAAGATGTTACGTTCCTGAACCGGGAGATCACCATGTGGCTCTACGGGATTCTGGAACGGAGCTGGTTCAAGCTTTCCAGAAAGATCCAGGCCGAAGGGCTCAAGATAGAACTCGTGATCGCCGAGCAACTGGCAGGAGCCGGGATCAATGAGTCACATGTGAATGCCGCGCTGATTGAAACAGGGCTTGCCCGGGTGGATCACGTGAAATGGAGCGAAGAGGACATGGTAAGGCTCTGTGATACCATGCGGGAAATAAGCAAACCTCTGCTAATTGCCGCAAATAAGGCAGACGTAGCTCCAAGGGATAACCTGGATAAGCTGGAAGAACTCGACAGGATTGTCGTGCCCACGAGTGCTGCCGCGGAACTTGCCCTTAAATCCGCCGCCAAAAGCGGGGCAATCAAATACACCCCCGGAAACGGAAGCTTCGAGATAGTTGCCCAGGAGCTTACGACAGCTCAGAAAAAAGGGCTTGAAGCTATCAAAAAAGTGCTTGAGCACCTGGGCGGAAGCGGGGTTCAGGAATGCATCAACAGGGCAGTTTTCGAGCTGCTTGACCTGATAGTGGTCTATCCCGTAGAAGACGAAGGGAAATGGACCGACAAGAACGATAACATGCTTCCCGACGCCTACCTAATGAAAAAGGGTTCGACCTGCCACGACCTTGCCTACCAGATCCACACCGACATAGGAGACCGTTTCCTCTACGCCGTAGACGCGAGGACCAGACTCAGGTTAGGGGAAAAGCACGAGCTTAAAAACGGGGATGTAATCAAGATCGTATCCACCGCAAAGTAA
- a CDS encoding cell surface lipoprotein, translated as MNTKILVLFLVLASLFISGCAEEDAGPVETDEAGVSESGVEEQDESLPVGPTEDHIVRLEYYEVMKPSELDISRGDSVSWWSYKRQGTYVLVSEDSLFPSTELKYSVPFSYTFDEAGIYSFTVEDVPAMNMTVTVN; from the coding sequence ATGAATACAAAAATTTTGGTTTTGTTTTTGGTACTTGCGTCTCTCTTTATCTCCGGCTGTGCGGAGGAGGATGCAGGGCCGGTTGAGACTGATGAAGCCGGGGTTTCGGAATCCGGTGTTGAGGAGCAGGATGAAAGCTTGCCTGTCGGGCCTACCGAAGATCATATTGTCCGTCTTGAGTATTATGAGGTGATGAAACCTTCGGAACTGGATATCTCGAGGGGAGATTCCGTTTCCTGGTGGAGTTACAAGAGGCAGGGCACTTATGTGCTGGTCAGTGAAGATAGCCTGTTCCCGAGTACGGAACTTAAGTACAGCGTTCCTTTCAGTTATACTTTTGATGAAGCCGGAATTTACAGCTTTACCGTGGAAGATGTCCCGGCTATGAACATGACAGTCACGGTGAACTGA
- a CDS encoding winged helix-turn-helix domain-containing protein, with product MESSLLDVLFLSEKRKSLLLLLLDGPKNIEEIKSTLNVRSSPIMTQIKILMKHDLIVENNRLYKLSSIGEILVPKMKTILETFNVFDKNHEYWVNQDMNSIPPEFLDEIGKLGDYMEVNPDRNHVFEYPKEVVNHLAESGKVMISSSFFLPIYPSLCIELAAKGTEISLVFTEYVYDRMLNDYRRELEHFLNLKYTKLYVCNNNNMKIASSIVTEKFMAISLFCNSGIYYNHNLVSFDDSALKWGRDLFDHYKNVARPITKV from the coding sequence ATGGAGTCATCATTACTGGACGTACTCTTTCTTTCGGAAAAAAGAAAAAGCCTCCTTCTATTGCTACTTGACGGGCCCAAGAACATTGAAGAAATAAAGAGCACGCTCAATGTCCGCTCGAGTCCGATAATGACCCAGATAAAAATTCTGATGAAGCATGACCTTATAGTTGAAAATAACAGGCTCTACAAACTGTCCAGTATAGGAGAAATCCTTGTCCCCAAAATGAAAACCATCCTCGAAACGTTCAATGTTTTTGATAAAAACCATGAGTACTGGGTAAACCAGGACATGAACTCTATCCCACCGGAGTTTCTGGACGAAATTGGAAAACTCGGGGACTACATGGAGGTAAACCCTGATCGAAACCACGTTTTCGAATACCCGAAAGAAGTTGTGAACCACCTGGCAGAATCAGGGAAAGTGATGATATCTTCCTCGTTTTTCCTGCCAATCTACCCGTCTCTTTGCATAGAACTTGCCGCCAAGGGGACGGAAATTTCCCTGGTGTTTACGGAATACGTCTATGACAGGATGCTTAACGACTACAGGCGGGAACTCGAACACTTTCTGAACCTGAAATATACAAAACTCTACGTCTGCAACAACAATAACATGAAAATTGCCTCAAGCATCGTTACTGAAAAGTTCATGGCAATCTCCCTCTTTTGTAACAGCGGCATCTACTATAACCACAACCTGGTGAGTTTTGACGACAGTGCACTCAAATGGGGCAGAGACCTTTTCGACCACTACAAGAACGTGGCAAGGCCTATAACCAAGGTTTGA
- a CDS encoding winged helix-turn-helix domain-containing protein, protein MESSLVDLVFRSDKRKNLLLLLENGSKNIDDIKNELDVTATSILPQIKKLIDSDLIVQEDKMYSLTLLGEFIVKKVKPLISALDVVEQNSTYWTGHDLNAIPRNLLERISELEGCILIEPDLNHIYEPAQEIIDNMGNSKRVATFASYFNPSYLPLYVELGRKEVELSLNFTQSVWDHLSSEHYDMIKEVMEMENVSLYVSREGTKPTEITITDKIMLLGLFDKNGKFDQQFVMSGKPRALRWGQELYDYFKTLSKQVNKI, encoded by the coding sequence ATGGAATCTTCACTTGTTGATTTGGTTTTCCGCTCCGATAAAAGAAAAAACCTTCTCTTGTTACTGGAAAACGGGTCAAAAAATATTGACGACATCAAGAACGAACTGGATGTCACAGCCACGTCAATCCTCCCCCAGATCAAGAAACTGATAGATAGTGACCTGATTGTCCAGGAAGATAAGATGTACAGCCTTACCTTGCTGGGGGAGTTCATTGTCAAGAAAGTCAAGCCGCTGATCAGCGCCCTTGACGTTGTGGAACAGAACAGCACGTACTGGACAGGACATGACCTGAACGCAATTCCCCGTAACCTCCTGGAAAGGATCTCCGAACTAGAGGGCTGCATCCTGATAGAGCCGGACCTGAACCATATTTACGAGCCGGCCCAGGAAATCATTGACAATATGGGAAACTCAAAGCGTGTGGCAACCTTTGCATCTTATTTCAACCCTTCTTACCTGCCCCTGTACGTGGAACTCGGAAGAAAAGAAGTCGAACTTTCCCTTAACTTTACTCAGTCGGTCTGGGACCACCTCTCAAGCGAACATTACGACATGATAAAAGAAGTTATGGAAATGGAAAATGTGAGCCTATACGTTTCCAGGGAAGGGACAAAACCAACCGAAATAACAATTACCGATAAAATCATGCTACTCGGGCTCTTTGATAAAAACGGGAAATTCGACCAGCAGTTCGTAATGAGCGGTAAGCCCAGAGCCCTGCGCTGGGGCCAGGAATTGTATGACTATTTCAAGACCCTGTCCAAGCAGGTTAACAAGATATAA
- a CDS encoding hydantoinase/oxoprolinase N-terminal domain-containing protein — protein sequence MQYSLGIDAGGTYTDAVILRDSDSKILDSGKALTTYPDLMIGIRNAIDKLNPEYLKKVKLVSVSTTLSTNTILEKSGYPVGLILVGDYTIPKELPAEHCIAVKGGHNSNGEELHPLEINEVEHFALGLKKKVSAFAVSSYFSTRNPDHELKIKEVILKLTGHPVVCGHELSQELGAYERAATAVLNAQLIPITYQFIHSIIAEVKGRKLDAKVLMLKCDGSVIDIKGAKQHPIETIFSGPAASIIGASHLSGLDTCAVIDVGGTSTDVSIIKNGLPELCEKGAVVGDWQTRVKAIKMETSANGGDSHVWFMKYTRIGPKRVIPLCVAAEHYPNFREKLEKNPVPLRTMLNEHIQPTKFFVRTGQIPINPTESEGKLLEVMGDEPLSINEILNKMKRIPSPCVLDSLINQRVIQPIGFTPTDALHVLGDYTEWDVEAAQIGAKKLARFTHMDPYSFCKKIKQQIARNMAYSLMSFIMGGRGRDGIKKMLEGDIPARYKVSIPVVLLGGPVKTYYGELKQLIDADIIVPEYAQVGNAVGALVGKGIKRVEIMIRPEAMENPDQNFLVFSPAGRKKFKQYRVAVEYAQKKGEELIQNSMKSFGLPEGSIKIDTNIEYLTPPEWRHTPMETKMTFVGICAPGYSENM from the coding sequence ATGCAATATAGTCTGGGTATTGACGCAGGTGGAACCTACACCGATGCAGTGATCTTAAGGGACTCCGACAGTAAGATCCTTGATTCCGGCAAAGCGCTTACCACCTATCCGGACCTGATGATAGGGATTCGAAATGCTATCGACAAGTTGAATCCGGAATACCTGAAGAAAGTAAAGCTGGTGTCAGTCTCCACAACCCTTTCAACCAATACGATCCTGGAAAAATCAGGGTATCCTGTTGGCCTGATCCTTGTGGGAGATTACACAATCCCGAAAGAACTTCCCGCCGAACACTGCATTGCAGTGAAAGGGGGGCATAATAGCAACGGAGAAGAACTCCACCCCCTTGAAATCAATGAAGTGGAACACTTTGCCCTGGGCCTGAAAAAGAAAGTATCAGCGTTTGCCGTTTCTTCCTATTTCAGCACCCGCAACCCGGACCATGAACTCAAGATAAAAGAAGTAATCCTTAAACTAACAGGACACCCCGTGGTCTGCGGACATGAGCTCTCCCAGGAACTGGGAGCTTACGAAAGGGCAGCAACCGCGGTCCTGAATGCCCAGTTGATACCTATCACCTACCAGTTCATCCATTCCATAATTGCCGAAGTAAAGGGAAGGAAACTTGACGCAAAAGTACTCATGCTGAAATGCGACGGCTCGGTCATAGACATCAAAGGAGCGAAACAGCACCCAATAGAGACCATATTTTCAGGCCCCGCCGCAAGCATTATCGGGGCATCCCATCTCTCCGGACTGGACACCTGCGCCGTGATAGATGTGGGTGGGACCAGTACCGATGTATCTATTATAAAGAATGGGCTCCCTGAACTCTGTGAAAAAGGAGCAGTCGTAGGAGACTGGCAGACCAGAGTGAAGGCCATAAAGATGGAGACCTCCGCGAACGGAGGAGACAGCCACGTATGGTTCATGAAATATACGAGGATAGGGCCAAAGAGAGTAATCCCCCTCTGCGTGGCTGCGGAACATTACCCGAATTTCAGGGAGAAACTGGAAAAAAACCCGGTTCCCCTGAGGACCATGCTCAATGAACACATCCAGCCCACCAAGTTTTTTGTACGGACCGGGCAGATACCCATCAACCCCACGGAAAGTGAGGGAAAGTTGCTTGAAGTTATGGGTGACGAACCCCTCTCAATTAATGAGATCCTGAACAAAATGAAAAGGATCCCTTCCCCCTGTGTCCTTGATTCCCTGATCAACCAGAGAGTGATCCAGCCCATAGGCTTTACTCCTACCGATGCCCTCCACGTTCTCGGGGACTATACGGAATGGGACGTAGAAGCCGCCCAGATAGGAGCAAAGAAACTCGCCCGCTTTACACACATGGACCCTTACAGTTTCTGCAAGAAAATAAAGCAGCAGATCGCCAGGAACATGGCTTACAGCCTGATGTCCTTTATCATGGGAGGGAGAGGGAGAGACGGGATAAAAAAGATGCTTGAAGGGGATATTCCAGCCCGGTACAAGGTGAGCATTCCCGTAGTCTTGCTCGGAGGCCCCGTAAAGACCTACTACGGGGAACTTAAGCAGCTTATTGATGCGGATATCATAGTCCCCGAATATGCCCAGGTAGGCAACGCAGTGGGCGCTCTTGTTGGAAAAGGAATCAAAAGAGTGGAAATCATGATCAGACCCGAAGCCATGGAGAATCCGGATCAGAATTTCCTGGTATTTTCCCCTGCGGGAAGGAAAAAATTCAAACAATATCGAGTAGCGGTGGAATATGCCCAGAAAAAGGGAGAGGAACTGATCCAGAATTCGATGAAAAGTTTCGGCCTCCCTGAAGGTTCGATAAAGATAGATACCAACATAGAGTATCTAACTCCTCCTGAATGGAGACACACGCCTATGGAGACAAAAATGACCTTTGTAGGAATCTGTGCACCGGGATATTCGGAAAACATGTAA